In the genome of Candidatus Pristimantibacillus lignocellulolyticus, the window CATTTGTTTTCCACTTACTACTTTTCTGAAATATTAAGTGGCATCGCCGAGGTAGCAAGGAGAGCGAATGTAGATCTTCTTATGCTATTCCAAGAGACATCGGATAAGAAGGATTATAGTAGATTGTTTCGCTCTAAAAAGATCGATAGTTGCATTATTTTAGGTGCAACTGACACAGAGGATGAACGAGATGCTTTACAAGATCTTGAAGATAATCATTTTCCCTTTGTGATTATTAATCAAAAATTCAATGAAAAACAATACGCATTTGTAGATGGGGATCATGAAAGAGGAAGTTATGAGGCTGTTAATCATCTTCTTGATCGTGGCAGTGAAAAAATAGCATTTTTGAATGGACCTACTCAATTTTCGAATAGTGTAGATAGGCACAATGGTTACATACGTGCACTGACTGAACGAGGTATAAGTATGGATCCTAGATGGCTATTTGAAGGTAATTATAGCCGGAAAAGTGGTATTGTTGCAGCGACTTCATTAGCTGTATTAATTAAAGAAGGTCATATAGATGGAATATTCGCGGCGAATGATCGAATGGCAATCGGCGTTATGGATGGATTAACGAACTACGGTCTTGAGGCAGGTAAAGATTATCGGATTATTGGTTATGATGATTCCGATGGATCGCGCATTGTTTCCCCAAAACTATCGTCTGTAGCAGTTCCTTTCTACGAGATGGGCGTTCAAGCTGCGAGTATGCTGCTAGAGCCAACTAATGATCAGGAACAATCAAATAGTCGCATTCTACCTGTAAAGCTAGTAGTTAGACAAAGCTCATAAAATAACTTGATATGAAGGGTGGACATCAATATGAAAAAAGTTCGCGTTGGTATGGTTGGTTATAAATTTATGGGGAAAGCACATAGTAATGCTTATCGTGTATTACCAATGTTCTTTCCACAATCCGTTGCACCTGAGATGAAAGCAATTTGTGGGCGCGATCCTGTAGCACTTGAGAAAGCAAGAGTACAATTTGGCTGGGAAGAGGCAGTGACAGATTGGAGAGAGTTATTACAACGAGATGAAATTGATGTAGTTGATATAAATGCACCTAGTGATGCTCACAAAGATATAGCGGTTGCTGCTGCCAGAGCGGGTAAGCATTTATTCTGCGAAAAACCACTTGCACTATCATTAGCAGATGCAAGAGAGATGCTAGAAGAAGCTGAGACAGCTGGCGTGAAACATATGGTAGGTTTCAATTATCGATTTGCTCCAGCTGTTCAGTTAGCTAAAAAGTTAATTGAAGAAGGTAGAATCGGTCAGATCTATCATTTCCGTGGTCAGTTTTTACAAGACTGGATTATGGATCCGCAATTCCCACTCGTATGGAGACTGCAAAAAGAAATTGCTGGATCAGGTTCATTGGGAGATCTTGGAGCTCATGTTATTGATACGGCTCGTTTCCTTGTTGGAGAATTCCAAGAAGTAATCGGTATGAGTGATACATTCATTAAGGAGCGTCCAATTGCTGAAGGTATGACCGGACTTAGTGCAACGGGGGGATCTAACTCTACTGAAATGGGACCAGTTACTGTTGACGATGCAACGCTTATAATGGCTCGTTTCGAAAATGGAGCATTAGGTAGCATTGAAGCTACTAGATTTGCAGGTGGACATCGTTGTACAAATGGTTTCGAGATTAATGGTAGTAAAGGAAGTATCCGCTTTGACTTTGAACGAATGAATGAGTTGGAAGTTTACTTTACCGATGATGCCGCTGATGTGCAAGGTTTCCGTCGTGTGTTAGCTACTGATTCTGTGCATGCTTATATGGATGCATGGTGGCCAGCAGGACATACGATCGGTTATGAGCATACGTTCACACACGAAGTCGTAGAGTTAATGAAAGCATTTGAGGAAGATAGACAACCAAGTCCAAACTTCGTAGACGGTGTAAAATGTCAAGAAGTTTTGGAAGCCGTCGAACGCTCGATAGAAGAACGCAGATGGGTAGCTATCAGTGAAGTTTAGATAATATTTTCGTTACAAGGAAGGTAAGAATATAACACTACGAAAAGTTTGGTATATGCTTTCGAAGTAACTTTTCGTTGCGAAGAAGCTATCAATATAATACTACGAAAAGTTTGGTATATGCTTTCGGAGTAACTTTTCGTTGCGAAGAAGCTATCAATATAATACTACGAAAAGTTTTAGGGGGATTTATATGCGGAAGGCTTTAATCGTTTGGGGTGGATGGGATGGTCATCAACCAGAGCAAGTAGCAGCACTATTCCAACAACAATTAGAAGAAGAAGGATTTCAGGTTGATGTTCAATCCTCATTAGAAGCATTTGCGGATGCTGAATATTTGAAAAGTTTGGATCTGATTGTACCGGTATGGACAATGGGTGAAATTGATCAGAAGCTAGTTGATAATGTTTCGCTAGCTGTGCAAAGTGGTGTTGGACTTGCAGGCTGTCATGGTGGTATGTGTGATTCTTTCCGCAAAAATGTTGATTGGCAGTTCATGACAGGTGGACAATGGGTTGCGCATCCTGGTAATGATGGTGTTCAATACACAGTGGAAATTAATAATAGCTCAAGCTCATTAGTCGATGGAATTAGAAATTTTGAAGTTTCTACTGAGCAATATTATATGCATGTTGATCCGGCAGTTGAGGTACTAGCAACGACTAGATTCCCAATTGTAGACGGTCCACATTCACTGAATAAAGCAGTAGATATGCCGGTTGCTTGGACAAAGCGTTGGGGTGTTGGTCGCGTATACTACAATTCTTTAGGTCATCAAGCGAACATTATGAAAATTGATGAAGTGAAAGAAATGATGCGCCGTGGATTCTTATGGTGTGCGGATGGGAAAACTTTAGCGCAATCTGTAGGGGCAGTGTCAGGTGCCTATACAGGGATGCAAGATAACCAACTTTAAGATGTAGTTCAAAAAGCGGATTTCGGTAACGAAGTGACGCAGGCAGGTTAATCGACATCGAATATGAACTCTAAAACATAAAATCGCATAAGAGGATAAAGGTGATTACGGGAATGGATAAAATTAAAGTTGGAATTATCGGAGCGGGAAACATAAGCGGCATTTATTTGGAAAATGGTAAAAAATTCGATTCTATGGAAGTTATCGCTGTTGCAGATTTAGATGTCGCGCGTGCAGTTGAAAAGGCAGAACAGCATGGAATTAAAGGTTATTCTGTAGATGAACTTATGGCAGATCCAGAAGTTCAAATGGTAATTAATCTAACAATTCCTCAAGCACACGCTAGTGTTAGTATTCGAGCTTTAGAAGCTGGTAAACATGTTTATGTAGAGAAGCCATTTACGGTAACCCGTGAAGAGGCAGAACAAGTAATTGCGATAGCAGAGCAAAAAGGACTTTATGTAGGTAGCGCACCGGATACGTTTTTAGGTGGTGGACTTCAAACTGCAATCAAAGTGATCGAGGATGGCTGGATTGGAACACCAATCGGTGCCACAGCATTTATGTTAACTGGTGGACATGAAAGCTGGCATCCAAATCCAGAATTCTTCTATCAAGTTGGCGGTGGACCAATGTTTGATATGGGACCTTACTACTTAACTGCGTTAGTTGCAATGCTTGGACCTATAACGAGAGTTACTGGTTCTGCTAACATTTCTTATCCTGAACGTACAATTACGAGTCAGCCTAAATATGGGGAGAAGATTAAAGTTGAAGTGCCTACACATATTGCTGGCGTATTGGATTTTGCTTGTGGAGCTATGGGGACGATACTTACAACATTTGATACACCTGGACACTCCACTTTACCGAGAATTGAAGTTTACGGTAGTCAAGGAACTTTACTTGTTCCAGATCCAAATACATTTGGTGGAGTAATAAAAATTAACCGAGCAGGTGCTTCAGAGTGGTCGACTATCCCACATTTATTCAAAAATACTGAAAATAGTCGTGGATTAGGAGCGGCTGATATGGCAGCGG includes:
- a CDS encoding Gfo/Idh/MocA family oxidoreductase; protein product: MDKIKVGIIGAGNISGIYLENGKKFDSMEVIAVADLDVARAVEKAEQHGIKGYSVDELMADPEVQMVINLTIPQAHASVSIRALEAGKHVYVEKPFTVTREEAEQVIAIAEQKGLYVGSAPDTFLGGGLQTAIKVIEDGWIGTPIGATAFMLTGGHESWHPNPEFFYQVGGGPMFDMGPYYLTALVAMLGPITRVTGSANISYPERTITSQPKYGEKIKVEVPTHIAGVLDFACGAMGTILTTFDTPGHSTLPRIEVYGSQGTLLVPDPNTFGGVIKINRAGASEWSTIPHLFKNTENSRGLGAADMAAAILEGRNHRASGQLGYHVLEVMHGIHDASAEGKHYMMKSSCEKPELRPQGKRDFQIM
- a CDS encoding LacI family transcriptional regulator — protein: MSRKDVAKLAGVSEATVSRVMNNVSPIKQETRDKVMKAAEQLGYELNALAQQLARQKSGNIGVVLPYVPKVHLFSTYYFSEILSGIAEVARRANVDLLMLFQETSDKKDYSRLFRSKKIDSCIILGATDTEDERDALQDLEDNHFPFVIINQKFNEKQYAFVDGDHERGSYEAVNHLLDRGSEKIAFLNGPTQFSNSVDRHNGYIRALTERGISMDPRWLFEGNYSRKSGIVAATSLAVLIKEGHIDGIFAANDRMAIGVMDGLTNYGLEAGKDYRIIGYDDSDGSRIVSPKLSSVAVPFYEMGVQAASMLLEPTNDQEQSNSRILPVKLVVRQSS
- a CDS encoding Gfo/Idh/MocA family oxidoreductase, with the protein product MKKVRVGMVGYKFMGKAHSNAYRVLPMFFPQSVAPEMKAICGRDPVALEKARVQFGWEEAVTDWRELLQRDEIDVVDINAPSDAHKDIAVAAARAGKHLFCEKPLALSLADAREMLEEAETAGVKHMVGFNYRFAPAVQLAKKLIEEGRIGQIYHFRGQFLQDWIMDPQFPLVWRLQKEIAGSGSLGDLGAHVIDTARFLVGEFQEVIGMSDTFIKERPIAEGMTGLSATGGSNSTEMGPVTVDDATLIMARFENGALGSIEATRFAGGHRCTNGFEINGSKGSIRFDFERMNELEVYFTDDAADVQGFRRVLATDSVHAYMDAWWPAGHTIGYEHTFTHEVVELMKAFEEDRQPSPNFVDGVKCQEVLEAVERSIEERRWVAISEV
- a CDS encoding ThuA domain-containing protein, encoding MRKALIVWGGWDGHQPEQVAALFQQQLEEEGFQVDVQSSLEAFADAEYLKSLDLIVPVWTMGEIDQKLVDNVSLAVQSGVGLAGCHGGMCDSFRKNVDWQFMTGGQWVAHPGNDGVQYTVEINNSSSSLVDGIRNFEVSTEQYYMHVDPAVEVLATTRFPIVDGPHSLNKAVDMPVAWTKRWGVGRVYYNSLGHQANIMKIDEVKEMMRRGFLWCADGKTLAQSVGAVSGAYTGMQDNQL